ATACCTGTCGTCAATCACAGCTCAATCTTGGTTTCATAGCTCATTTCTAAAAGATTTCCGCGTAGCAGCagtcctgtgtatgtgtgcagatgtttctTACATCTGGTAAACAACATGTGACCTTTTGTGACCCAGCACAATAACCTTATAGACTATTGAACACATTTGCACCGTTTAGCAGTGTTTCGTCGCTTGTTCTCCTTTTTATTCAAATGGGTTGCAGGTTGTTGATATGCACAATAATGTTTCAAATGTCTGTATTATAAATAGCTAAGCTAAGTAGCTGTTTGCTGGATCATATTCATAGTATCTGTCCCAACAGGCAATGCTGCCATAAAAATAACCCCACAATGGACCTATGTGACTTCTAACCCTGCAGCAGAGATGATGGGTGTCTTTTAAAGAAGGCCAGCTGTTGGATCTCCTGGTAGCTGCTTTGAAATCTGGGTAACTTCTTACTCATATCATTAACATTACAATTGATTAGTACTACTAACCAATATATTGTCAGAGTTTTAAAATTCCCAAATGTCAATAAATCCAGTATTGTTTGGAGTATATGATACAAGTCTTAAATAACCAAAGTGAGTCACTGCTGTACAATACTGATATTTCTCCTTTCCATGTTCCtctgactgtgtttttgtgttgtatgTAAATAGGCTGCAGTCATGGGCCCAGACACTACTTCTGTCCCTAAAACAGAAAGTAAGTGTGAGCTATCTTTGTATTTTCTTGGTCATCATGCATGTGACACATCAGACAGTTTGTTTAGTACTCAGAGTATATTCTTTCATGTGATTGTTCCTTAGGTCCTGCAGAAGTCATTGTGAAGGTAATATCTGAATCGGATTCCAATGATATTTCAACTCCCACTGAGCCTGAGAACTCCAAACAAACAGGGAGCAACATATCAATAGACAAGTGTTACCCTTGTTTCATTTGTAGCAAGGTATTTGACAGACCATCAAAGCTAGAAAGACATAGACCAGTACACTCGAGGAAGCCTAAAACTCTTCATCGGTGTCAGCATTGTGATAAGAGTttcacacaggaagaaaaacttATCCGACACCAGAGTTGCCACAATAGGACTAACAAGCACCCTTGTCTTGACTGTGGAAAAGTGTTCAACAGGCCTTCAAAGTTAGAGAGGcataaacgcacacacacaaagaaaccaaAGGTGCCTCATCAGTGTTCCTACTGCATGAAGACATTCAGTAAACTTAACAAACTTGTCCGTCACAAGCGAATGCACACTGGTGAGAAGCCTTTCACCTGCTCTGTCTGTGGAAAAGGATTCTCTGAGTCAGGACACTGCAGAGCACATGAAAAGACACATGAAGATCAGCCAGAAAAACCTCACTGCTGTGCGGACTGTGGCATGTGTTTCTTCAAGGCCTCAGAACTCCGTCGGCACTTCCGCAcccacacaggagagaaacctTTTAGATGCACCttgtgtgagagctgcttctCCCGCTCAGAAGGACTTAAAAGACACATGAGGAGCCACACAGGGGAAAGACCATACAAATGCATTATTTGTGGAAAAGGATTTTATTCTCGTCAGGATTTGAATATTCATGGATTGACCCACTCTGGAGAGAAACCACATCTATGCCCTGTGTGCGGTAAAGGCTTCTCACAGCTGGGCAACATGAAAGAACATGAACAAAATGTTCATATAAAGTCAGAGAAGTATATTTGCAACGAATGTGGAGCAACTTTCACACGGTACAAGTCACTGACAAAACATCAGCGAACACATACGGGAGAAAGACCCTATCTCTGCCTCACTTGTGGACGCAGCTTTTCATGGAGCCATTCTCTTAGTAGACATCggcggacacacacacacaaagagaagccTATGGATACATCCAAAGACCTACTCAGTTTTGAAGGACCCTCTGAGAATCCTATCAGTTAAAAAGGAAATGTGAAATCTCAAAGGACATTTTTTTGAAGCTTTTCAATGATTCACCTTGCTGCCTGTTTGGATAATTGGCCACAAGTTATCAGTTATAAATTTTTAATACAGAGCTCCAAATGagttttctttcctctcagtATTATAACTGATCAAAGCTAGAAGGTACATTTTTCTGGTATTTTTGCTTATTGAACAGTTCATGTTGTGCCTAGAATAAATTATGATTTGCATAAATATGTTCTGTCAATTTTATAGTAAAGTACTCTGGTAAAAGGCCTAAAACTTATTGTTTGGTATATAACTTAACTGATACTAGGTCTCTGTGATTAATGGAGATGTCATTACATCTAGGAAAATGCATGCCTTTCAGTAGTGATCAAGGTAATCTCCCACCTTATTTTAACAGTACTATATAAGGCTCACAAATTTAAACCATATCAGGATTTGTACATAGTGCAGTCCACATGGGCAGGAAGCTGAGTGATTTTTGTTAGTGCAGCTGATAAAACGAAATCTTACCTTTTTTGTCTGCCAATAGACCAGTTGTTTTGTGCCTgtatgttattattttaattaatcctTAACAGAATGTTTGCACCACTAATAGCAAAGGTATGCTGTGATTGCAGTACGGCCAAAAGTGCAAAAGCTTCAAACGCTGAACAGTATAGAGTGGTTTGAGCagtacagagcagcagcaatgTTTTTCTagtatgaaattaaaatgaagataaaacgttttttttatttcaattagaTTTTTTATGGGTCTATATAGCATATGTAATAAATCTCACAATCCAGTCCTCTTCTTTGTGACACTTTCTTATTAGATTGCTTACtgttacacacatgcatagttAACTTCTTAGTAACAACAAACACAATAGACCCCCTACATCTTTAAGTAATGTGTTCAAAGTTGTTTTACTTTATGCTGATAATGATGTGAGCTCAACCTTGACCTACCAAAGTTTCTTTGATACGACCTATAGATAACCAATAAACTGTGTTACCCATTGCAATTAgagcatttttattgtttatggGGACTTTTAATGTGTGGCCTCTGAAAAATGGCAGATCCCTGTaaggtttttaatttttaaagattttaacaTACTTTTCGGGTTTCTAGTGTAATGTCAGTTCACTGAAATATCAATCTACCAGGAGCACAAGTGCAGTAAAATGGTAATGTAGGTGGTATAggtttttaagaaaaaatagGATAATAAATCTGTCATCTATTTATaggttattttaaaatttttttgaAGTCTTTGTTTAGAATAAGAAA
This genomic window from Mastacembelus armatus chromosome 1, fMasArm1.2, whole genome shotgun sequence contains:
- the LOC113128608 gene encoding zinc finger protein 239-like — protein: MGPDTTSVPKTESPAEVIVKVISESDSNDISTPTEPENSKQTGSNISIDKCYPCFICSKVFDRPSKLERHRPVHSRKPKTLHRCQHCDKSFTQEEKLIRHQSCHNRTNKHPCLDCGKVFNRPSKLERHKRTHTKKPKVPHQCSYCMKTFSKLNKLVRHKRMHTGEKPFTCSVCGKGFSESGHCRAHEKTHEDQPEKPHCCADCGMCFFKASELRRHFRTHTGEKPFRCTLCESCFSRSEGLKRHMRSHTGERPYKCIICGKGFYSRQDLNIHGLTHSGEKPHLCPVCGKGFSQLGNMKEHEQNVHIKSEKYICNECGATFTRYKSLTKHQRTHTGERPYLCLTCGRSFSWSHSLSRHRRTHTHKEKPMDTSKDLLSFEGPSENPIS